One genomic segment of Flavobacteriaceae bacterium includes these proteins:
- a CDS encoding winged helix-turn-helix transcriptional regulator — translation MSRSFLIAVDESREQTLKVIQYQNQKASGIIDKEEAKKIVAFTQNCIRLLQPYDVVNPYATKIKLPETAHKIRRLNELYQSFVRQITLLNQYQRKRDKQGRLITEKADLQTACDILFESIVLKVDELDGSLRQFFERLKSYLKEQNQDFTQREIRQELNISKAQCSRNIGRLRAMEYITSKYSNNLRRVSYKVDYWDNYAKIRANIKDDLTNQINEL, via the coding sequence ATCAGCAGGAGTTTTTTAATCGCAGTAGATGAAAGCCGAGAACAGACCTTAAAAGTAATCCAGTACCAAAACCAAAAAGCATCGGGAATTATAGATAAAGAAGAAGCTAAAAAGATAGTTGCATTTACCCAAAATTGCATCCGATTATTACAGCCGTATGATGTAGTCAATCCGTATGCCACCAAAATAAAACTACCCGAAACGGCACATAAAATAAGACGATTAAACGAACTCTACCAAAGTTTTGTACGGCAAATAACATTACTCAACCAGTACCAAAGAAAGCGAGACAAACAAGGCAGGTTAATAACGGAAAAAGCAGATTTACAAACGGCTTGTGATATCCTTTTTGAAAGTATCGTTTTAAAAGTGGACGAGCTGGACGGAAGTTTAAGGCAATTTTTTGAGCGATTAAAAAGCTATTTAAAAGAACAAAACCAAGACTTTACCCAAAGAGAAATACGGCAGGAGCTAAACATCAGTAAAGCCCAATGCAGTAGAAATATTGGACGGTTAAGAGCAATGGAATATATCACGAGTAAATACTCAAATAATTTAAGGAGAGTAAGTTACAAAGTAGATTATTGGGATAATTACGCAAAAATCAGAGCCAATATAAAGGATGATTTAACCAACCAAATAAATGAACTATAA
- a CDS encoding helix-turn-helix domain-containing protein translates to MDFGSIVVELRKKQGISQTDLASQLGIHKNVLGRYERNEVLPSVEIARKIADLLDVSLDYLTGKADVQMDKTTRERILEVSKFTEDDKLHIFSVIDAFIAKRKIQSIL, encoded by the coding sequence ATGGATTTTGGAAGTATAGTAGTAGAGCTTAGAAAAAAGCAAGGCATTTCTCAAACAGACTTAGCCAGTCAGTTGGGTATTCATAAAAATGTACTCGGAAGATACGAACGTAACGAAGTGTTGCCCTCTGTTGAGATTGCTCGTAAAATTGCGGATTTACTGGATGTAAGCCTTGATTATCTTACAGGAAAGGCAGACGTACAAATGGATAAAACCACTCGGGAACGCATTTTGGAAGTCTCTAAATTTACCGAGGATGATAAACTACATATTTTTTCTGTCATTGATGCGTTTATCGCTAAAAGGAAAATACAGAGTATTTTGTAA
- a CDS encoding toprim domain-containing protein has product MEITEIKNKLTLATVLHYYHLKPDKQLRLNCPFHNDKTPSLQVYYKTHTAYCFSSNCKTHGKSLDVIDFIMHKESLTKREAILKAQSLISGNTETHKQPTAELTRITVLTKMFTYFKNAIHNSKPAREYIESRCLDFTKTEVGYNSGQFHHGTRKDEALIKSCIKYGLLLDLGTKGRTGNPAYKPFGKWGIVFALKNKQNQIVSLYFRSALSEKKQRHFYLRERQGLYPNYPKPTTRRLILTESIIDTATLLEQDKIKTHYEVLSLFGTNGLREEHTKAIAELKELQEIIFFLNGDQAGTKAVEKYAPMLKADYPSITISNVQVPENEDVNSLLQGHSGDILNHLVNTRKEYDFLFSNEKSIEKKKEQYPTPKLFIPTEEEQNQAVKRLVQESQGKQPKQTGLDTNNPYNLKYQGNEAKYQIKGFNINQMDSLKITLQIEMK; this is encoded by the coding sequence ATGGAAATAACGGAAATCAAAAACAAGCTCACATTAGCAACGGTACTGCACTACTACCATTTAAAACCCGATAAACAGCTTCGTTTAAACTGTCCGTTCCATAACGACAAAACCCCAAGCCTGCAAGTGTATTACAAAACGCATACTGCGTATTGTTTTAGTAGCAACTGCAAAACCCACGGAAAAAGTTTAGATGTCATTGATTTTATAATGCACAAAGAAAGTCTAACCAAAAGGGAAGCCATACTAAAAGCTCAATCTTTAATTAGTGGAAATACAGAAACCCATAAGCAACCAACGGCAGAACTAACCCGAATAACAGTACTCACGAAAATGTTTACCTACTTCAAGAATGCGATACACAACTCAAAACCAGCAAGGGAATATATAGAAAGTAGGTGTTTGGATTTTACAAAAACGGAAGTTGGTTACAACTCTGGTCAGTTCCATCACGGCACAAGAAAGGATGAAGCACTGATAAAAAGCTGTATCAAATACGGTTTATTACTGGACTTGGGAACAAAAGGAAGAACAGGAAACCCAGCTTACAAACCTTTTGGAAAATGGGGTATTGTGTTCGCATTAAAGAACAAACAAAATCAAATCGTATCACTCTATTTTAGAAGTGCACTATCCGAGAAAAAGCAACGGCACTTTTATTTAAGAGAAAGACAAGGTTTATATCCCAACTACCCAAAACCCACCACAAGACGACTGATTTTAACGGAAAGCATCATCGATACCGCTACGCTTTTAGAACAGGATAAAATCAAAACTCATTATGAAGTACTATCACTTTTTGGCACAAACGGACTAAGAGAGGAACACACCAAAGCCATAGCAGAACTAAAGGAATTACAGGAAATCATCTTCTTTTTAAATGGCGACCAAGCAGGAACAAAAGCAGTAGAAAAGTATGCACCAATGCTCAAAGCAGATTATCCAAGCATTACCATATCAAACGTACAAGTTCCCGAAAATGAAGATGTAAACAGCCTATTGCAAGGACATAGCGGAGATATTTTAAATCACTTGGTAAACACTCGAAAGGAATACGATTTTTTATTTTCAAATGAAAAATCAATTGAAAAGAAAAAAGAGCAATATCCTACACCTAAATTATTTATCCCTACTGAAGAAGAACAAAACCAAGCAGTAAAAAGACTGGTTCAAGAAAGCCAAGGAAAACAGCCAAAGCAAACAGGGCTTGATACCAACAACCCTTACAACTTGAAATACCAAGGCAATGAAGCCAAGTACCAAATAAAAGGCTTTAACATCAATCAAATGGACAGCTTAAAGATAACCCTACAAATCGAAATGAAATGA